CTTTTTATTAATGTGTATTGTGTCTCTGTTTGTTCATTAATTTGTAATTCTCTTATTTCTCTCTTCAGGCATGGGTGGCTAATTTTGAGCGTCCCAGAATGAACGCCAATTCGCTGCTAGCAAGCCCAACAGGCCTCAGCCCCTACTTGCGCTTTGGTTGCCTGTCCTGTCGTCTCTTCTACTTCAAGCTTACCGACCTGTACCACAAGGTTAGCTTAAAAACCTTCCAATGTAACTTTTTAAGAACAGCATTAGATTCACttaaatttagttttatttatatagcgtcttttacaacagaagttgtctctaggcactttccagagacctagaacatgatcccagagcaattattacataaacaatggccaaacagtggcaataaaaactcccctttaggaataGAAGAAACCTTAAGCagaacctggatcataaggggggaccatggaaaagagagaaaggagagacagacaCAATGCTAGGTTGGTGTACTATAGGAATATCTATACAAGCaaatgtagacagcagacactgaggtggtcagagggcggGAGTGCAGGTCATGATGTCGGCAGGCATCTGCCAGACAgccatacagacaggtggaatcaagcagtgggatgatcagagggggggactgcagggcaacatgcagctcctgaagctctggcctgcaaacatgcacagaagagaaaaagagggggcagaccagcccaacaaactacaagaacaatggagaacaacgATGGTTTTGAGAtgcttataattaataactgagggttgatctcaagaaaagaaagagaaggagagatgggcaccgctcagtggatcatgttggagtCCCCCttcagcgtagctctatagcagcatatctacaatgaactgctctagtcttgtcatgtagctgcagctatgactactggccctaacacactagagtttacactaactaaaggtttactaaacagaaacgttttaagtttggtttcaaAGGTAatcctgctaataatacatAACAGTAATCTAACCTCGAAAAAGAAAAcgcatcactctgggagacGATGTTCCTTTGCGATATTAccaagatggaaaaacgctgtaTTACAAACCTGaataatatgctgtttaaatgacaaatcctgtTCAAAAATAACACCATGGTTTTGAACAGTTGTACTGGAGGCCATCGCAACCCCGTCTAATCCCCTCCTAAGATGCttgggaccaaaaataataacctccGTTTCATTGGAATTTAAAAGCAAGTAATttgtggacatccagtccttgatgtccttgcctgaagtttagctaacggttccgtttcatctggcttcatagacgaATACAGCTGCGTATCATACAGATATAGattaattttattgtcattgagTCAGCGGGCCGACACAGCGATATGTGTTCCAATACAGCCCGTCCAAGAGAACAAAAAAGAGACACAGCAAATGACAAAAGGGACATGGGGAGAGAGGTGCTGAGGCCGCTGCCAGTAAGCGCCGTCATTTATCTTTAACTGAGGAAGGATGGGGACTTAgatcagctcagggaggtccacaggatcaaaacagtctagagtcaagtcaggaCCTGAGGAAGTCGCTAAAGTTGAAGAAATGCGCACACCCGCTACCGGGTTGGTCTGGTTGATTTATTCTCTAATTCTGATGATTTTACTTTTAAAGAAaactcataaagtcttcactactttGTTGTTGTGACTCTTtatcagcctggctacagtgctgaacagaaaacgtgggttattaTCCTCTTATCAACTATGATTAATAAGCTGTTCTAGCTTTGCAAATTGCTTTTTTAATGTACTATTATATTATCTTTCCATGCACGATGAGAGtttacagacttacaagagtattactttttttccattttaagtAATTTTTGTTTCAGCTTGCGGATATGTGAAtaataccagggagttaagctcctgtggttaGATAGCCTCTTTCTTAAAGAagcaactgcatctaaagctGATTGCAGCAAATATTCAGTGTTACTGACAAGGATATCAATATCTGCAGGGTTAGAACCTACATTAGGATACTGGCCTCAATGCTTCACCAGTTTCCACTGtggtaagatgagcaatggcctccctaaatttagcaatagcttcatcggaCAAAAGGTAATAGCATTGACAGTCACATTTTTCTTGCATGTCGCATGGCTATGGCAGTTCATGTTTTTGTGCTGAGCACACACTGAGCCTCATTCATTAATATTTGTAAACCGTGAGTagatttgcacataaaacactTACTTACTGAAAACCTACTTCAGATTCACGAACACAATGTTAAACTTTagagtgtgtatatatttatgaaTGAGAATCACTTGCGGATTTGGGGCACTAGTGGTCATTAATTAACATAAATTTAAATATTTCCTAAAAAGTACAgaatattttgtatttgtggtgtgtttacatttatttagGTGAAAAAGAACAGCTCCCCTCCACTCTCCCTGTATGGCCAGTTACTGTGGCGTGAGTTCTTCTACACTGCAGCAACCAACAACCCACGCTTTGATAAAATGGAAGGAAATCCCATCTGTGTTCGCATCCCCTGGGACAAAAATCCTGAAGCACTGGCCAAGTGGGCTGAGGCAAAGACCGGTTTCCCCTGGATAGATGCAATCATGACACAGCTGAGGCAAGAAGGCTGGATCCATCACCTTGCCAGGCATGCTGTGGCCTGCTTCCTCACAAGAGGGGACCTGTGGATCAGCTGGGAGGAAGGGATGAAGgtggtttatttatatagccacATATTTATATCACATATATATCTGGCACACTTAAACCATAACATAATGTAATAGAAATGATGACTACTTTAAAATGTACATCTTGTTTAAAATACTCTCTAAAACtgttgctggtgctgctgcaggtttTTGAGGAGTTGCTTCTGGATGCAGACTGGAGTGTGAATGCAGGCAGTTGGATGTGGCTGTCTTGCAGTTCAttttttcagcagtttttccATTGCTACTGCCCCGTGGGCTTCGGCCGGCGCACCGACCCCAATGGGGACTTCATCAGGTGGGTACCTTTCCTCTCACGCCCCTTGTTGCCAACAGCTGATCCCCTCCCTAAattacatacatgcatgcatacatacatacatacatacatacatacatacatacatacatacatacatacatacatacatacatacatacatacatacatacatacatacatacatacatacatacatacatacatacatacatacatacatacatacatacatacatacatacatacatacatacatacatacagtcaGTGGGTACGAAAAGTATTCAGAGTATTCGTGAGCAGAACCATCTCAAGGAGGATCTGAAGGAAAGGACAGCATGTGAGTTTCTGGGGTGGTTCTGATTCTGTTCgggatggttctggttcagtctgGGTCTGGTTTTGGTTTAGTTTGTGGTGATTCTGATTTTAtttggggtggttctggttgtggttgGGTCTGGTTCAGTTTGaggtagttttgttttttttcaggctTGTTCAGGTGCTGGATCCTTTGCGGTTCTCGTTGTGTTCAGGTTGGTTTTGGTCTCGGTCCATTGCCCAGGTGCTGGGCAAAGCCCCTCGTCCTGCCCTTTATGAAATGTTCAGTGGTGCTCTGCCTAGGTGAATGCAGCCCGGTCAGTTCAGGTGGACCGCGAGCAGTGGCTGGCCAATATATTGAGGCAAATATACACACTAACAGAAACATACGCTCATAAGATACATACATTTCTGACAGGTGGAGACTTGCAGACAAGCCTCAAAGAGGGTTTCTTAAGCAACAATGAAAAGTAGCGTAACAAAATGTGTAAAATGTGTCGGGTCCAAACTGACACCCTCAGCAACTTGGTTAAATCTGCTGGATATTAACAAAGACAGACATCAGTTCAGGTTAGATACTTGCCAAGAGAGAAGTCAGAGAACGTACAGTTACGATCCTCCAAACATCTCTGCCCGTCTCTGCTTCATCTCCTCTTTTTATTGATTTGGGAACGCCCTGGTTACACGAGTCAGTATAAGGGCGGAGGTTAAGGCTGCCCATGCACAGTGGGAAATTATTAGCTCACAATAGTAGAAAAATACTAGGAGTCACTTAATATCTTCAGCCAGGATGCAGTCATGCCTCCCCTTCCATTGGCATCTGGCCGTTGCCTTCCTGCTTGAAAgaacacgtgtacacacacacacacacacacacacacacacacacacacacacacacacacacacacacacacacactaatgatTGATAAGAGGATGTGCACTGCCCCCACATTCCTCTGCGGTGGTGTgaaactgctgcttctgtttctcTGCAGCCTCAGTTGACACGTACAAAACAACAAGCACAAGATTAATATTCAAAGTTATGGCATAATCATGACAAATGATAACTTGAACACTTATCTACATTTATACGCAGATTTAATCCAACAAATGCATGATACTTAAAAAAAGGTTCATGCACAAAAGTGAATTAAATAAATCCAAAGTTGATATGTGAGATTACTGtagataatgaaaataattagtCTGCTTTTAAACAAAAATTCTGAACTCCCAAAACTTCCAAGTTCCTCACAACTTGGAGCAAATCCCTGAGCTTTTGGAGCCGATTACAAAATGCAATACAATTATGAATTTGCATTTCACTGTATTGTCATTTGTTTCATGTTTGATAAATcatattatttgtttttgtctttcatgATTCTATCAACCCAGTACCACATAGAGAAATTGTGAAAAATTGATCTGCAAATGACTTTTTAAACTCTGAGCATTCGAATGTTAATAGATTAAGTGTGATTATCCTTCATATTTAAATGTAGGGCTGTGGGTGGGTGGGTTAAATGCACTCTTGTTTTCTAACAGTTGACGTGGCGTAGCATCATCAATCTCAATTGGAAGTGATCTGTATTGATGGTGCACTTTTCTGTCTGTTGTAGTGCTGCTGTCATACTATCTTACAGGTAAATGTGTTTGGGACCACAGCCTCTGTCTTCCCTGTGTTTTCAGACGATACTTACCTGTACTCCGAGGTTTCCCTGCTAAGTTCATCTATGACCCGTGGAACGCTCCGGAGTCTGTTCAGAAAGCAGCCAAGTGCATAGTAGGCGTCCATTACCCAAAGCCCATGGTGCACCATGCAGAGACAAGCCGGCTCAACATCGAGAGGATGAAGCAGATCTACCAGCAGCTGAGCCGATACAGGGGATTGGGTAAGAAATGAAAATTGTAAGAAACATTAAAGCCATTACTGGTTTTTCACTGCTGCTGTTAATTTTATTATACAATATACTGTAGTCTAAACAACGTTGGTGAATGAAGTTTTatgtaaaaatgttttgttaCCTAAATCGGAAAAAATGTGAGGTAGGACTTCAAAGACTGAATTTAATTGTTTCATCTTTCCTCACTTCAGGGTTACACTTTGAAACTCATGGTACAACACAGAAAAATGAAGGTGTTAATATTTACTTGCACAAGTACTCAATTGTAGCCTCATGTTTTACTTCTTAAAACATACATTCGTTTGTTCACACAGAAGACGGGTGTTTTTCACAATTATCTGACAACGCTCATTTTGCATTGTTGCAATGTAAAAGTGATTTTAACTAGTAAAGGAAAAAAACTTCCTCTCAGCATGATCACCTACACAACATTTAAAGGCTTGTTCCATCTGCACACTACTGGGGAATTAAAATGAGTCTCAGAATGGAACAGATTTTCCTCAGTTCAGAAATAATTCATCTATGTATATGTATTTGGACTTTCCTAGGCCTGCTGGCATCAGTCCCTTCCACCAATGGGAGTGGGAACGGAGGAATTATGGCTTACTCTCCTGGAGACCAGCAGCCAGGGACCAACAACAACACACATAGTAAGTCAGTTTTAAAGCAATAGAATACATGTGATTAAGAATGGTTACCATCCGGTTCAGggtattgtttttatgtctaATGGATCACATAATTTATTGTGTGTTGCCATTTATGCTAGTGCCTGGAGTGTCCGGAGGTGCAGCTGCAACAGGTAATGGGAGCATCCTACTCAACTTTGACAGTGAAGAACGGACAACACCTGCTAGTGTTGCACAACGACAACCTCTGCAACAAAATCAGCAACAGCATGGTAAATCACCATCTGGATGATCACATGAATGCTTCCTGTTGGGTGTCATCACGTTATATACTGTGTGTTTAAAAATAGGGTAGTAATAATGTACTAGAGAAAGAGCTAAACTTTTTAACAAGTGCTTTTAGGCTTTTTCAAACAAATTTAGTCAAAATCAATGAGTAAAGTTTATGTAGATATACGTTTGTGTTACATCATGGATACACTCTCTTGTATTTACATTTGAGTAAATGTTGCTTATGAGCAATATCACTCTCAGAAAGCCACTAATTTCAAAGTATATTCTTCAGGATACCACTCAGTGCCAGATGTTAGCCAGACCATCACCAGCACCCGTCTCTGTCATGAGTTTGCTGTGCCTCAGCACCCAGGTAGGAAACCAGCAGGGCTCTTATATGCCTTTGAAGTGTTTATATGATATGAGAGAATATCTGAATTGTCTGAATTATCAAATCAATTTTGTCTTTGATATTACATTTTACATAAATATCTCAAataggatgtttttctttcttataccaCAAGAGGGCAACAAAATTGCATTACTACCAGACAGTTGGCTGTACAGAggcaagttttttatttttgctctcTGCGACTTTCAGGACTCTTCGCACACACCAGGGGTGGCATCACAGGGAAGCGGGAGCGTGAATCGGAACGTGAAAGAGCTGGAGAAGAAGATCTGGCGTCCTGCTCTTTGCACAAAATGCAGAGGCAGAGTGCAGAGGTCAGTTGTTCACCCCTCAAAGAAGCTTTTGACTGAAATTTTAATGAAATATCACCACCACAGTTCAGAAGACACTCTTGGTGAGCTGAAAAGATAAAACTATAAAAGCAGTTTAATTTTTGCAGATATATGCATTATTGTCTCTCTAATAAAAAATTCCATAAGCCTATGGACCTAAAAGAGACAAATCTGGGTAttcaaaaaataatctaatctggagttaaaaaaaagtagtattttcaattcaatttcaattaatCTATGCCAAAATTATTGTATTATATTACTTCATGTTTTATCAAAAAAAGTTGGTAATTATGCCATGTTCCCTTGAAAACCAGAACTCGACGTGCACCTCTGAAAACACAGGTTTGAGGTCCTATTTGTATATGATGTGTAATACGTATGGCAACAATGCTTTAGAGTATTAAAGTATTAAAGTATAGAATGGGTATTATTTTAGAACAGGTCTTACGTCAGTCCCAAGTGAAATAGGCATTAGGCTTGGAAGTtgttcatccacccatccattaaTTATTCactcccattcatccatccattatccatttccatccatccattcatttcttTACCCACTTAATCCTGTACacggtcacaggggtctgctggaactTATCCCAGCTCTTTTTGGGAGAAAGGCAGGGTTCCACCCCGGACAGGTCagcagtccatcgcagggccacatataaacaaacaACCACAAACACCTCTGGGCAATTTAGAGTCACCAGTTTTTGGACTGTTGAAGGAATCCaaagtatgtagaaaaaaaacacgcaAGCTTGGGGAGAGTATGCAAatatacactcaccggccacctCATTATATACACCTTGCTAGTAAcgggttggacccccttttaccttcagaactgccttaatccttcatggcatagattcaacaacgtactggaaacattcatcagagagtttggtccatattgacatgatagcatcgCACAGTTGCTGCAGacttgtcggctgcacatccatgatgcaaatctcccgttccaccacatcacaaaggtgctctattggattcagatctggtgactgtggaggccatttaagtagtgaactcattgtcatgttcaagaaaccagtctaaGATGATTCACACTTTAGCACATGGCgcattatcctgctggaagtagccatcagaagatgATACGCTGTGGTTATAAAGGAATGGACACGGTCAGCTACA
This is a stretch of genomic DNA from Cololabis saira isolate AMF1-May2022 chromosome 12, fColSai1.1, whole genome shotgun sequence. It encodes these proteins:
- the LOC133456974 gene encoding cryptochrome-1-like isoform X3, with the protein product MDAGVEVIINISHTLYDLDKIIELNGGQPPLTYKRFQTLISRIDPPEMPVEMLSDKLMGQCVTPISEDHGEKYGVPSLEELGFDTEGLPSVVWPGGETEALTRIERHLERKAWVANFERPRMNANSLLASPTGLSPYLRFGCLSCRLFYFKLTDLYHKVKKNSSPPLSLYGQLLWREFFYTAATNNPRFDKMEGNPICVRIPWDKNPEALAKWAEAKTGFPWIDAIMTQLRQEGWIHHLARHAVACFLTRGDLWISWEEGMKVFEELLLDADWSVNAGSWMWLSCSSFFQQFFHCYCPVGFGRRTDPNGDFISLCLPCVFRRYLPVLRGFPAKFIYDPWNAPESVQKAAKCIVGVHYPKPMVHHAETSRLNIERMKQIYQQLSRYRGLGLLASVPSTNGSGNGGIMAYSPGDQQPGTNNNTHMPGVSGGAAATGNGSILLNFDSEERTTPASVAQRQPLQQNQQQHGYHSVPDVSQTITSTRLCHEFAVPQHPGLFAHTRGGITGKRERESERERAGEEDLASCSLHKMQRQSAEAT
- the LOC133456974 gene encoding cryptochrome-1-like isoform X2; the protein is MAPNSIHWFRKGLRLHDNPALQEAIRGAGTVRCIYFLDPWFAGSSNVGVNRWRFLLQCLEDLDANLRKLNSRLFVIRGQPANVFPRLFKEWKISRLTFEYDSEPFGKERDAAIKKLAMDAGVEVIINISHTLYDLDKIIELNGGQPPLTYKRFQTLISRIDPPEMPVEMLSDKLMGQCVTPISEDHGEKYGVPSLEELGFDTEGLPSVVWPGGETEALTRIERHLERKAWVANFERPRMNANSLLASPTGLSPYLRFGCLSCRLFYFKLTDLYHKVKKNSSPPLSLYGQLLWREFFYTAATNNPRFDKMEGNPICVRIPWDKNPEALAKWAEAKTGFPWIDAIMTQLRQEGWIHHLARHAVACFLTRGDLWISWEEGMKVFEELLLDADWSVNAGSWMWLSCSSFFQQFFHCYCPVGFGRRTDPNGDFIRRYLPVLRGFPAKFIYDPWNAPESVQKAAKCIVGVHYPKPMVHHAETSRLNIERMKQIYQQLSRYRGLGLLASVPSTNGSGNGGIMAYSPGDQQPGTNNNTHMPGVSGGAAATGNGSILLNFDSEERTTPASVAQRQPLQQNQQQHGYHSVPDVSQTITSTRLCHEFAVPQHPGLFAHTRGGITGKRERESERERAGEEDLASCSLHKMQRQSAEAT
- the LOC133456974 gene encoding cryptochrome-1-like isoform X1; the encoded protein is MAPNSIHWFRKGLRLHDNPALQEAIRGAGTVRCIYFLDPWFAGSSNVGVNRWRFLLQCLEDLDANLRKLNSRLFVIRGQPANVFPRLFKEWKISRLTFEYDSEPFGKERDAAIKKLAMDAGVEVIINISHTLYDLDKIIELNGGQPPLTYKRFQTLISRIDPPEMPVEMLSDKLMGQCVTPISEDHGEKYGVPSLEELGFDTEGLPSVVWPGGETEALTRIERHLERKAWVANFERPRMNANSLLASPTGLSPYLRFGCLSCRLFYFKLTDLYHKVKKNSSPPLSLYGQLLWREFFYTAATNNPRFDKMEGNPICVRIPWDKNPEALAKWAEAKTGFPWIDAIMTQLRQEGWIHHLARHAVACFLTRGDLWISWEEGMKVFEELLLDADWSVNAGSWMWLSCSSFFQQFFHCYCPVGFGRRTDPNGDFISLCLPCVFRRYLPVLRGFPAKFIYDPWNAPESVQKAAKCIVGVHYPKPMVHHAETSRLNIERMKQIYQQLSRYRGLGLLASVPSTNGSGNGGIMAYSPGDQQPGTNNNTHMPGVSGGAAATGNGSILLNFDSEERTTPASVAQRQPLQQNQQQHGYHSVPDVSQTITSTRLCHEFAVPQHPGLFAHTRGGITGKRERESERERAGEEDLASCSLHKMQRQSAEAT